Proteins encoded by one window of Micromonospora coxensis:
- a CDS encoding peptide deformylase yields MTTSPLERAAESFAAELARHRTGRGLSKKQLATLMGFDPSYVSHVEGRRHRPTEDFARRAEAVLDASGAIWQRFREYDQLRQARAAPVHRELPPPGQWLPPGTGLVVERETAILTHTDDGYRCLVRRHLHNVGAEPVTRHLVRVAVDRWPDDPGRSNRHHREHPLTFAELRLRAYRNDGGSREPMHWRAKHDRDAYKEIWLLFENADGPFPLHPGERAEIEYAYHVGREKWGPWFQRAVRLPTRHLAVRLDLPAALDPRVWGVETSLSADEGPLRTPVRRHDRGDRAIFDWSIDDPPLNSRYRLQWRFRSEPADAERALAAARAGDRLRALGVLPPDADLLRRPARPFDLPREAATARDVVDRLTALLTRVDELHPFSAGMGLAAPQVGVDAAAAVVRPADRSAAPVVLLNPRVVEVSPDTDEQYEGCLSFADHRGLVPRPLRVDVEHARWDGSRIITSFAYGMARLVAHEVDHLEGRLYTDRMAPGVPLVPVEEYRETGP; encoded by the coding sequence ATGACGACCTCCCCCCTGGAGCGGGCCGCCGAGTCCTTCGCCGCCGAGCTGGCCCGGCACCGGACGGGGCGAGGACTCTCCAAGAAGCAGCTCGCCACCCTGATGGGCTTCGACCCGTCGTACGTCAGCCACGTCGAGGGGCGACGGCACCGACCCACCGAGGACTTCGCCCGCCGCGCCGAGGCCGTCCTCGACGCCAGCGGCGCGATCTGGCAGCGCTTCCGCGAGTACGACCAGCTCCGCCAGGCCCGGGCCGCCCCCGTCCACCGCGAGCTGCCACCCCCCGGGCAGTGGCTCCCCCCGGGCACCGGCCTGGTCGTCGAACGCGAGACCGCCATCCTCACCCACACCGACGACGGCTACCGCTGCCTGGTCCGCCGACACCTGCACAACGTCGGCGCCGAACCGGTCACCCGGCACCTGGTCCGGGTGGCCGTCGACCGGTGGCCCGACGACCCCGGGCGCTCCAACCGGCACCACCGCGAGCATCCGCTCACCTTCGCCGAGCTGCGACTGCGGGCGTACCGCAACGACGGCGGCAGCCGTGAGCCGATGCACTGGCGGGCCAAGCACGACCGGGACGCGTACAAGGAGATCTGGCTGCTCTTCGAGAACGCCGACGGCCCGTTCCCGCTGCACCCCGGCGAGCGCGCCGAGATCGAGTACGCGTACCACGTCGGGCGGGAGAAGTGGGGGCCCTGGTTCCAGCGGGCCGTCCGCCTGCCCACCCGCCACCTGGCGGTGCGGCTGGACCTGCCGGCGGCGCTCGACCCCCGGGTGTGGGGCGTGGAGACCTCGCTCTCCGCCGACGAGGGGCCGCTGCGCACCCCCGTACGCCGGCACGACCGCGGCGACCGGGCGATCTTCGACTGGTCCATCGACGACCCGCCGCTCAACTCCCGCTACCGCCTCCAGTGGCGGTTCCGCAGCGAACCGGCCGACGCGGAGCGGGCACTGGCCGCCGCCCGGGCCGGCGACCGGCTGCGCGCCCTCGGCGTGCTGCCCCCCGACGCGGACCTGCTGCGCCGCCCCGCCCGCCCCTTCGACCTGCCCCGGGAGGCCGCCACCGCCCGGGACGTGGTGGACCGGCTCACCGCGCTGCTGACCCGGGTCGACGAACTGCACCCATTCAGCGCCGGGATGGGACTGGCCGCCCCGCAGGTCGGCGTCGACGCGGCCGCTGCCGTGGTGCGCCCCGCCGACCGGTCCGCCGCGCCGGTGGTGCTGCTCAACCCCCGGGTGGTCGAGGTCAGCCCGGACACCGACGAGCAGTACGAGGGCTGCCTCTCCTTCGCCGACCACCGGGGACTGGTCCCCCGGCCGCTGCGGGTCGACGTGGAACACGCCCGCTGGGACGGCAGCCGGATCATCACCTCGTTCGCGTACGGGATGGCCCGGCTGGTCGCGCACGAGGTCGACCACCTGGAGGGGCGGCTCTACACCGACCGGATGGCACCCGGCGTGCCGCTGGTCCCCGTCGAGGAGTACCGCGAGACCGGCCCCTGA
- a CDS encoding ferric iron reductase: protein MPRGDLAPPLAPVTATLRAMFGTDDLPGLAPGLTVVDEAGWSPATTLVDGTRLPEFLHAATRRWGGTPHACAALAWKSYSYWVALPVVLGWASARRVPLLDPADVLIHFEDHRQLLTMGLRGTTRVAVLPNDPLALSGLPEVRVVADEAELLRVLRASLLDAHLAPVIAAIQAEVRVGARTLLGSVASGIAHGILRAADALPGSSARTVETLLDALDLADLVELVPGPTGEPTVQRRTCCLAFTLPSPKVCQGCCVRPA, encoded by the coding sequence ATGCCGAGGGGAGACCTCGCCCCGCCGCTCGCCCCGGTGACCGCCACCCTGCGGGCCATGTTCGGCACCGACGACCTGCCCGGCCTCGCGCCGGGCCTGACGGTCGTCGACGAGGCCGGCTGGAGCCCGGCGACCACCCTGGTCGACGGCACCCGGCTGCCCGAGTTCCTGCACGCCGCGACCCGCCGCTGGGGCGGCACCCCGCACGCCTGCGCCGCGCTGGCCTGGAAGTCCTACAGCTACTGGGTGGCCCTGCCAGTGGTGCTGGGCTGGGCCTCGGCCCGCCGCGTGCCGCTGCTCGACCCGGCCGACGTGCTGATCCACTTCGAGGACCACCGGCAGCTGCTCACCATGGGCCTGCGTGGCACGACCCGGGTGGCGGTGCTGCCGAACGACCCGCTGGCACTCTCCGGGCTGCCGGAGGTCCGGGTCGTCGCCGACGAGGCCGAACTGCTCCGGGTGCTGCGCGCCTCGCTGCTCGACGCGCACCTCGCCCCGGTGATCGCCGCGATCCAGGCGGAGGTCCGGGTCGGCGCCCGTACGCTGCTCGGCTCGGTCGCCTCCGGCATCGCGCACGGCATCCTGCGCGCGGCGGACGCCCTCCCGGGCTCCTCGGCCCGGACCGTCGAGACCCTGCTGGACGCGCTGGACCTGGCCGACCTGGTCGAGCTGGTGCCCGGCCCGACCGGCGAGCCGACGGTGCAGCGGCGCACCTGCTGCCTGGCCTTCACCCTGCCGAGCCCCAAGGTCTGCCAGGGCTGCTGCGTCCGTCCCGCCTGA
- a CDS encoding class I SAM-dependent methyltransferase, whose product MAEITGDQRVQSEVLEGLATAVNHRRWFVELAVPHLGDDPIEIGSGLGDYALEWARHVPRFTATEADPDRLVQLKERLADEPTIEVQQMLLPHPGRGDHSAAVSYNVLEHIEDHVGALRSMRDLVRPGGKVIIIVPAFQFAMSPADIATGHVRRYTKKTLAAAMTEAGLTVETIHYANALGLIGYFMATKVFRLMPKEGPMVKVYDTLVLPATKAAEQRVRPPFGQSVFAVARVPG is encoded by the coding sequence ATGGCAGAAATCACTGGGGATCAGCGCGTCCAGTCGGAGGTCCTGGAGGGCCTGGCGACGGCGGTCAACCACCGCAGATGGTTCGTCGAGCTGGCCGTGCCCCACCTCGGTGACGACCCCATCGAGATCGGCAGTGGCCTCGGCGACTACGCCCTCGAGTGGGCGCGCCACGTGCCCCGCTTCACCGCCACCGAGGCGGACCCGGACCGGCTGGTCCAGCTCAAGGAGCGGCTCGCCGACGAGCCCACCATCGAGGTGCAGCAGATGCTGCTGCCGCACCCCGGGCGCGGCGACCACAGCGCGGCCGTGTCGTACAACGTGCTGGAGCACATCGAGGACCACGTCGGCGCGCTGCGCAGCATGCGCGACCTGGTCCGCCCCGGCGGCAAGGTGATCATCATCGTGCCGGCGTTCCAGTTCGCGATGAGTCCGGCCGACATCGCCACCGGCCACGTGCGCCGCTACACGAAGAAGACGCTCGCCGCGGCGATGACCGAGGCGGGGCTGACGGTGGAGACCATCCACTACGCCAACGCCCTCGGCCTGATCGGCTACTTCATGGCCACCAAGGTCTTCCGGCTGATGCCGAAGGAGGGCCCGATGGTGAAGGTCTACGACACCCTGGTCCTCCCCGCCACCAAGGCGGCCGAACAGCGGGTACGCCCCCCGTTCGGCCAGTCGGTCTTCGCCGTCGCCCGCGTCCCGGGCTGA
- a CDS encoding YbhB/YbcL family Raf kinase inhibitor-like protein: MTLERPIAPDPYELLPTVGSFDLTSDDVRNGEPMDARHAHGSAGGENISPHLAWSDFPPGTQSFVVTCFDPDAPTGSGFWHWVLVDVPTSVTELPTGVKEADLGGAFSVRNDYGDTGYGGAAPPPGDRPHRYVFAVHAVDVERLDVGPGASPAYVGFNLAFHTLARAVIRPTFHVKE; the protein is encoded by the coding sequence ATGACCCTGGAACGACCGATCGCCCCGGACCCGTACGAGCTGCTGCCGACCGTGGGGTCGTTCGACCTCACCAGCGACGACGTGCGCAACGGTGAGCCGATGGACGCGCGCCACGCGCACGGCAGCGCTGGCGGCGAGAACATCTCCCCGCACCTGGCCTGGTCGGACTTCCCGCCCGGGACGCAGAGCTTCGTGGTGACCTGCTTCGACCCGGACGCGCCGACCGGCAGCGGTTTCTGGCACTGGGTGCTGGTCGACGTGCCCACCTCGGTGACCGAGCTGCCGACCGGGGTGAAGGAGGCCGACCTCGGCGGGGCGTTCAGCGTCCGCAACGACTACGGGGACACCGGCTACGGCGGGGCCGCCCCGCCGCCCGGCGACCGTCCGCACCGGTACGTCTTCGCGGTGCACGCGGTGGACGTCGAGCGGCTGGACGTCGGCCCCGGGGCCAGCCCCGCCTACGTCGGGTTCAACCTGGCCTTCCACACCCTGGCCCGGGCGGTCATCCGCCCCACCTTCCACGTCAAGGAGTGA
- a CDS encoding 2-hydroxyacid dehydrogenase translates to MIVAVRYLIPHPDAVAELDDLDVALYDGNRPLPGDLDDVEFYAVPYGVIDPRLCEPIARMPRLRVVQTVTAGYDHVLPYLRPGLTLANGRGVHDAATAELAVALTLAARRRLPDFVRAGSEGRWSSGWSTGLADSRVLIVGYGSIGAAIERRLAGFEVEISRVARSARPGVRPVSDLPELLPRADVVILVTPLTPETEGLVDKDFLARMPDGALLVNVSRGRVVDTGALLAELGAGRLHAALDVTDPEPLPADHPLWSAPNVLISPHVGGLTAALAPRARRLLVDQARRYAAGEPLANVVVGP, encoded by the coding sequence ATGATTGTCGCCGTGCGCTACCTGATCCCTCACCCCGACGCCGTGGCCGAACTCGATGACCTGGACGTCGCGCTGTACGACGGCAACCGACCCCTGCCCGGGGACCTGGACGACGTCGAGTTCTACGCGGTGCCGTACGGGGTCATCGACCCGCGCCTCTGCGAGCCGATCGCCCGGATGCCCCGGCTCCGGGTGGTGCAGACCGTGACCGCCGGCTACGACCACGTCCTGCCGTACCTGCGGCCCGGCCTGACGCTGGCCAACGGCCGGGGCGTGCACGACGCGGCCACCGCCGAACTGGCCGTGGCGCTCACCCTCGCCGCCCGGCGTCGGCTGCCGGACTTCGTCCGGGCGGGGAGCGAGGGCCGGTGGTCCTCGGGCTGGTCGACCGGGCTGGCCGACTCCCGGGTGCTGATCGTCGGGTACGGCTCGATCGGCGCCGCGATCGAGCGCCGGCTCGCCGGGTTCGAGGTGGAGATCAGCCGGGTGGCCCGGAGCGCCCGCCCCGGCGTACGGCCGGTCTCCGATCTTCCCGAGCTGCTGCCCCGGGCGGACGTCGTCATCCTGGTCACGCCGCTGACCCCGGAGACCGAGGGGCTGGTGGACAAGGACTTCCTCGCCCGGATGCCCGACGGCGCCCTGCTGGTGAACGTGTCACGGGGGCGGGTGGTGGACACCGGGGCGCTGCTCGCCGAACTCGGCGCGGGCCGGCTGCACGCCGCCCTGGACGTCACCGACCCCGAGCCGCTGCCGGCCGACCACCCGCTGTGGTCCGCGCCGAACGTCCTGATCAGCCCGCACGTCGGGGGCCTGACCGCCGCGTTGGCGCCTCGGGCCCGCCGGCTGCTGGTCGACCAGGCCCGGCGGTACGCGGCGGGCGAACCGCTCGCGAACGTCGTCGTCGGCCCGTGA
- a CDS encoding cellulose binding domain-containing protein, protein MGSRSRSSHRWLGLVMVMVVLAAGGVLYGVWRTTAKTAGGPADDGSPLSVRYRTDTPATAPVGKPWLEVINNSGRPVALHSVTLRYYFSDDGAGVAANCVQTALDCANVTQVVSALPVPAPGATHYLRVGFTSAAGTLAPGETSQGIGLQLYRLDREDLDQADDRSFDPSLTHYAPSTRVTGYVDGALSWGEEPGPAAPAASPRPSRVSAVTVPSGTLFDNFHYTDITDPAVTANGWQARTDGGGPGIADTWSADAVSFPANRKAKGGQVLQLQVSTDGTRQGTRQAELIGVDNTFLTGTIAARVRFADEPTDGRNGDHIIESFCTISPESTSGPYSELDFEYQPNGGWGAPGPKLDTTSWRSAKEGDRTTRALKRSLVGWHTLMITAVDGRVSYSIDGREVFRSGGETFPRAPMRIHLNAWLIDLPFAGDRTWNMQVNWVYSVSGKAVSVKEVQRAVDGFYRDGINYVNTTADQ, encoded by the coding sequence ATGGGGTCGCGTTCCCGTTCCTCCCACCGCTGGCTCGGCCTGGTCATGGTCATGGTGGTCCTCGCTGCCGGGGGTGTGCTTTACGGCGTGTGGCGGACCACGGCGAAGACCGCCGGCGGGCCCGCTGACGACGGTTCGCCGCTGTCCGTCCGTTACCGGACGGACACCCCCGCCACCGCTCCGGTCGGCAAGCCGTGGCTGGAAGTGATCAACAACTCCGGTCGGCCGGTGGCCCTGCACAGCGTGACGCTCCGGTACTACTTCAGCGACGACGGTGCCGGAGTCGCGGCGAACTGCGTGCAGACGGCCCTCGACTGCGCGAACGTCACCCAGGTCGTGAGCGCGCTGCCGGTTCCCGCGCCCGGCGCCACCCATTACCTGCGGGTGGGGTTCACCTCGGCTGCCGGCACTCTGGCACCTGGCGAGACCAGCCAGGGCATCGGGTTGCAGCTGTACCGCCTCGACCGTGAGGACCTGGATCAGGCCGACGACCGCTCGTTCGATCCGTCGCTCACCCACTACGCGCCCTCGACCCGCGTCACCGGCTATGTCGACGGTGCTCTCTCCTGGGGGGAAGAGCCCGGTCCCGCCGCGCCAGCCGCGTCCCCCCGACCTTCGAGGGTGTCGGCCGTGACCGTGCCGTCCGGCACGCTCTTCGACAACTTCCACTACACCGACATCACCGATCCGGCGGTGACCGCCAACGGGTGGCAGGCCCGCACCGACGGCGGCGGGCCCGGGATCGCCGACACCTGGTCGGCGGACGCCGTCAGCTTCCCCGCCAACCGGAAGGCCAAGGGTGGGCAGGTGCTCCAGTTGCAGGTCAGCACCGACGGCACCCGGCAGGGCACCCGGCAGGCCGAGCTGATCGGTGTCGACAACACCTTCCTGACCGGCACCATCGCGGCGCGCGTCCGCTTCGCCGACGAGCCCACCGATGGTCGCAACGGCGACCACATCATCGAATCCTTCTGCACGATCTCGCCGGAGTCGACCTCGGGCCCGTACAGCGAACTCGATTTCGAGTACCAGCCCAACGGCGGCTGGGGTGCTCCCGGCCCGAAACTCGACACCACCAGCTGGCGTAGTGCCAAGGAGGGCGACCGCACCACCCGAGCCCTGAAACGGTCCCTCGTCGGGTGGCACACCCTGATGATCACTGCGGTCGACGGCAGGGTCAGCTACTCGATCGACGGCCGGGAGGTCTTCCGCAGCGGGGGCGAGACCTTTCCCCGCGCGCCCATGCGCATCCACCTCAACGCCTGGCTCATCGATCTGCCCTTCGCCGGCGACCGGACCTGGAACATGCAGGTCAACTGGGTCTACTCGGTGTCCGGCAAGGCCGTGAGCGTGAAGGAGGTGCAGCGGGCCGTCGACGGCTTCTACCGCGACGGGATCAACTACGTCAACACCACGGCCGATCAGTAG
- a CDS encoding glycosyltransferase family 2 protein — protein MSHNTMGGAELEKTAFLQGLRWRHHTTPKPSGPTLHDIVAIVPARNEEVGILTSLNSLARQTWRPDRIVVVVNNSTDQTEHFARQFAADPRTPRTDVLLMRENEHKKAGALNYGIAWLSQRVGGRLDPVQHVLVMDADTELHPRFIERARKVITSDPEIGGVSAVCLGRTGLWRNPWQRFLLGMQIIEYGRAANARFQTDVHTMSGAGSFYRGVALQSVIDKRGAVFWEDHRNLVEDYETTLTLKECGWKVTANQLCIAYTDLMPTLRELLQQRQRWVRGTVDALRARGWTKFTWHSIATMILGLLGVVYLVGWGATQLADAVASGFTQQPIFWFLFAFWVIYPAVMVRSLGWKAMLVEALLIPELVYTIVRAYWLLSSLLKSYFTPVSTWK, from the coding sequence GTGTCACACAACACCATGGGCGGGGCGGAGCTCGAGAAGACCGCCTTTTTGCAGGGTCTCCGTTGGAGGCACCACACCACTCCGAAGCCCAGCGGCCCGACGCTGCACGACATCGTCGCCATCGTCCCGGCCCGCAACGAGGAAGTCGGGATCCTCACCTCTTTGAACTCCCTGGCCCGGCAGACCTGGCGCCCCGACCGGATCGTCGTGGTCGTCAACAACTCCACCGACCAGACGGAACACTTCGCCCGGCAGTTCGCCGCCGATCCGCGTACACCGCGCACCGACGTCCTGCTGATGCGCGAGAACGAGCACAAGAAGGCCGGTGCCCTCAACTACGGCATCGCCTGGTTGAGCCAGCGGGTCGGCGGACGGCTGGACCCGGTCCAGCACGTCCTGGTGATGGACGCCGACACGGAACTGCACCCGCGGTTCATCGAACGGGCCCGCAAGGTGATCACCTCGGATCCCGAGATCGGCGGCGTCAGTGCCGTCTGTCTGGGCCGTACCGGGCTGTGGCGCAACCCCTGGCAGCGATTCCTGCTGGGCATGCAGATCATCGAGTACGGCCGCGCCGCCAACGCCCGCTTCCAGACCGACGTGCACACCATGTCGGGTGCCGGGTCGTTCTACCGGGGCGTGGCGCTGCAATCGGTCATCGACAAGCGCGGCGCGGTGTTCTGGGAAGACCACCGCAACCTCGTCGAGGACTACGAGACGACGCTGACGCTCAAGGAGTGCGGCTGGAAGGTGACCGCGAACCAGCTGTGCATCGCGTACACCGACCTCATGCCCACCCTGCGTGAGCTGCTGCAACAACGTCAGCGCTGGGTGCGTGGCACCGTGGACGCCCTGCGCGCCCGGGGCTGGACCAAGTTCACCTGGCACTCGATCGCCACCATGATCCTCGGGCTCCTCGGCGTCGTGTACCTCGTCGGCTGGGGAGCCACCCAATTGGCCGACGCCGTCGCGAGCGGCTTCACGCAACAGCCCATCTTCTGGTTCCTGTTCGCGTTCTGGGTCATCTATCCCGCAGTGATGGTACGCAGCCTCGGCTGGAAGGCGATGCTGGTCGAGGCCCTGCTCATTCCCGAGCTGGTCTACACGATCGTCCGCGCCTACTGGCTGCTGTCGTCCCTCCTCAAGTCCTATTTCACGCCCGTGTCGACGTGGAAGTGA
- a CDS encoding NAD(P)H-quinone oxidoreductase: MRAMTIPEPGGPEALVWAEVPDPQPGPGEVVVDVRASAVNRADLLQRQGFYPPPPGAPAYPGLECSGVVGAVGAGVTGWEVGQEVCALLAGGGYAERVAVPAGQLLPVPAGVDLVDAAALPEVACTVWSNVVRLARLGRGETLLVHGGGSGIGTFAVQLGAALGATVVATARAAKHERLRELGAAHTVDYREQDFVEEVRRVTDGRGADVILDIMGASYLSRNVAALADGGRLVVIGMQGGRKAELDLGALLAKRASVAATALRSRPLDDKAEIVRGVRDEVWPLVESGVVRPVVDRRLPMTDAAQAHRLVESSDHLGKVLLTLG, translated from the coding sequence ATGCGCGCGATGACGATCCCGGAACCCGGCGGACCCGAGGCACTGGTCTGGGCCGAGGTGCCCGACCCGCAGCCCGGCCCCGGCGAGGTGGTCGTGGACGTGCGGGCCAGCGCGGTCAACCGGGCCGACCTGCTGCAACGGCAGGGCTTCTACCCGCCGCCGCCGGGCGCGCCGGCGTACCCCGGTCTGGAGTGCTCGGGCGTGGTCGGCGCGGTCGGTGCCGGGGTGACCGGCTGGGAGGTCGGGCAGGAGGTCTGCGCGCTGCTGGCCGGCGGCGGCTACGCCGAGCGGGTGGCCGTGCCGGCCGGGCAGTTGCTGCCGGTGCCGGCGGGGGTCGACCTGGTGGACGCGGCGGCGCTGCCCGAGGTGGCCTGCACGGTGTGGTCGAACGTGGTGCGGCTGGCCCGGCTCGGCAGGGGCGAGACCCTGCTGGTGCACGGCGGCGGCAGCGGGATCGGCACGTTCGCGGTCCAGCTCGGCGCCGCCCTCGGCGCGACCGTGGTGGCTACCGCCCGGGCGGCCAAGCACGAGCGGCTGCGGGAGCTGGGGGCGGCGCACACCGTCGACTACCGGGAGCAGGACTTCGTCGAGGAGGTCCGCCGGGTCACCGACGGCCGGGGCGCGGACGTCATCCTGGACATCATGGGCGCGTCGTACCTGTCGCGGAACGTGGCGGCGCTGGCCGACGGCGGCCGGCTGGTGGTCATCGGCATGCAGGGCGGCCGGAAGGCCGAGCTGGACCTGGGCGCGCTGCTGGCGAAGCGGGCCTCGGTGGCGGCCACCGCGCTGCGCTCCCGCCCGCTCGACGACAAGGCGGAGATCGTCCGTGGGGTCCGCGACGAGGTCTGGCCGCTGGTCGAGTCGGGGGTGGTCCGGCCCGTCGTGGACCGGCGGCTGCCGATGACCGACGCGGCGCAGGCGCACCGGCTGGTCGAGTCGAGCGACCACCTCGGCAAGGTGCTGCTCACCCTCGGCTGA
- the soxR gene encoding redox-sensitive transcriptional activator SoxR, which produces MQESLTIGQLSARSGVAPSALRYYERLGLLRAERTGGNQRRYARTELRRVAFVRIAQQVGISLEEIREALDSLPSSRTPTPDDWAALSAAWRERLDDKIRLLGKLRDELDGCIGCGCLSLQRCRLYNPGDSLAGEGPGARLVLPRPDVSRG; this is translated from the coding sequence ATGCAGGAATCACTCACCATCGGCCAGCTCTCCGCCCGCAGCGGGGTCGCGCCCTCGGCGCTGCGCTACTACGAGCGGCTCGGCCTGCTCCGCGCCGAACGCACCGGCGGCAACCAGCGCCGCTACGCGCGCACCGAGCTGCGCCGGGTGGCGTTCGTCCGGATCGCCCAGCAGGTCGGCATCTCGCTGGAGGAGATCCGCGAGGCGCTGGACTCGCTGCCCTCCTCGCGCACCCCCACCCCGGACGACTGGGCGGCGCTCTCCGCCGCCTGGCGGGAGCGGCTGGACGACAAGATCCGCCTGCTCGGCAAGCTCCGCGACGAGCTGGACGGCTGCATCGGCTGCGGCTGCCTGTCGTTGCAGCGGTGCCGGCTGTACAACCCGGGGGACTCCCTGGCCGGCGAGGGGCCAGGCGCCCGGCTGGTGCTGCCCCGCCCCGACGTCAGCCGAGGGTGA
- a CDS encoding transketolase, translating to MTTTTATAPPGPPLPGPVAAPLERLRAGREFGANVYSTIDVLWVLYDRVLRITPHRVDDPDRDRFLLSKGHAVAGYYAVLAAKGFLPEHWLDDQGGPDSRLGDHPDRMLVPGVEIGSGSLGHGLGLGVGTALGLRAQGRTDPRVYVLLGDAELDEGSNHEAIAYAGATGLANLTAIVLDNRSASHGWPGGAASRFTVNGWTAATVDGRDHDALHTALTGHDRHRPHVVVAVVTDGEQP from the coding sequence ATGACGACCACGACCGCCACCGCCCCGCCGGGCCCACCGCTGCCGGGCCCGGTCGCCGCCCCGCTGGAACGGCTCCGCGCCGGCCGCGAGTTCGGCGCGAACGTGTACTCCACCATCGACGTGCTCTGGGTGCTCTACGACCGCGTCCTGCGGATCACCCCGCACCGCGTGGACGATCCGGACCGGGACCGCTTCCTGCTCTCCAAGGGGCACGCCGTCGCCGGCTACTACGCGGTGCTCGCCGCCAAGGGCTTCCTGCCCGAGCACTGGCTGGACGACCAGGGCGGCCCGGACAGCCGCCTCGGCGACCACCCGGACCGGATGCTCGTCCCCGGCGTGGAGATCGGCTCGGGCTCGCTCGGGCACGGCCTCGGCCTCGGCGTGGGCACCGCGCTCGGGCTGCGCGCCCAGGGCCGCACCGACCCCCGGGTGTACGTGCTGCTCGGCGACGCCGAACTCGACGAGGGCTCCAACCACGAGGCGATCGCGTACGCCGGCGCGACCGGGCTGGCCAACCTGACCGCGATCGTGCTGGACAACCGGTCGGCGAGCCACGGCTGGCCGGGCGGGGCGGCCAGCCGGTTCACCGTCAACGGGTGGACCGCCGCCACCGTCGACGGGCGCGACCACGACGCCCTGCACACCGCCCTGACCGGGCACGACCGACACCGGCCGCACGTCGTCGTCGCGGTCGTCACCGACGGGGAGCAGCCGTGA
- a CDS encoding transketolase family protein — protein sequence MRETFIDTMTDLLAEDPRTAVVLADISAASFVPAARRHPDRVLNVGIREQLLIGVAGGLALTGLRPVAHSYAPFLVERAYEQIKLDLDHQGVGAVLVGVGASYDRASAGRTHLSPADVALIDSLHGWTVHVPGHPGEVAPLLRATVAADSSAYLRLSTQQNARAYPDGGDLRVVRDAGPGAALLVAVGPVLDAALAAVADLPVTVAYTHRPRPFDVAGLRALAGTEVVLVEPYLAGTSARVVSEALADRPHRLLSLGVGRAELRRYGTAEDHTRWHGLDAAGLRRSVDGFLGELATVG from the coding sequence ATGCGGGAGACCTTCATCGACACCATGACCGACCTGCTCGCCGAGGACCCGCGTACGGCGGTGGTGCTGGCGGACATCTCCGCCGCGTCGTTCGTCCCGGCCGCGCGCCGCCACCCGGACCGGGTGCTCAACGTCGGCATCCGGGAGCAGTTGCTGATCGGGGTGGCCGGCGGGCTGGCGCTGACCGGGCTGCGACCGGTGGCGCACAGCTACGCGCCGTTCCTCGTCGAGCGGGCGTACGAGCAGATCAAGCTGGACCTGGACCACCAGGGCGTCGGGGCGGTGCTGGTCGGCGTCGGGGCGTCGTACGACCGGGCGTCGGCGGGCCGCACCCACCTGAGCCCCGCCGACGTGGCGCTGATCGACAGCCTGCACGGCTGGACCGTGCACGTGCCGGGGCACCCGGGCGAGGTGGCGCCGCTGCTGCGTGCGACGGTGGCCGCGGACTCGTCGGCGTACCTGCGGCTCTCCACCCAGCAGAACGCGCGGGCGTACCCGGACGGTGGCGACCTGCGGGTGGTGCGCGACGCCGGCCCCGGCGCGGCGCTGCTGGTGGCGGTCGGGCCGGTGCTCGACGCCGCGCTGGCCGCGGTGGCCGACCTGCCGGTGACGGTGGCCTACACCCACCGGCCGCGCCCGTTCGACGTGGCCGGCCTGCGGGCGCTGGCCGGCACGGAGGTGGTGCTGGTGGAGCCCTACCTGGCCGGCACCTCGGCGCGGGTGGTGTCGGAGGCGCTCGCCGACCGGCCGCACCGGCTGCTCAGCCTCGGCGTGGGCCGGGCCGAGCTGCGCCGGTACGGCACGGCGGAGGACCACACCCGCTGGCACGGGCTGGACGCGGCCGGCCTGCGCCGGTCGGTCGACGGCTTCCTCGGCGAGCTGGCCACGGTGGGCTGA